Part of the Kiritimatiellia bacterium genome is shown below.
CCGGCACGCCGCGCGAGGGCTACCCCATTGAAATCCAGGCCTTATGGTTTGCCGCCCTTGAATTCCTGGCGGAAATTACGGGCGAGCGCCAATGGAACGACCTGGCCGGCTTAGTCCGCGAATCGGTCCTTAAATTTTACTGGCGCAAAGAGGACGGGTTTTTCTCCGATTGTCTGCACGCCGCGCGGGGGACACCGGCGGACAAAGCGAAAGCCGACGACGCCCTGCGGCCCAATCAGCTCCTCGCTCTCACCCTGGGTTTGGTTCATTCCGGACCGGCGGCGGCCGGGCCGGAAAACATTTACGCTGAAACTTTATCGTCCTGCTCCCGCCTGCTTGTTCCCGGCGCAATCCGTTCGCTGGCCTGCCGGCCGGTCAAGCATCCCCTGCCGGTTGAATTGAACGGCCAAAAGCTCAATGACCCGAAAAATCCCTACTGGGGCAGATACGAAGGCGACGAGGACACCCGCCGCAAGCCCGCTTACCACAACGGCACGGCCTGGACATGGATGTTCCCTTCGTTCTGCGAGGCCTGGGCGGCGCATTACAGCCCGGAGGGGCGGACAACGGCGCTTGCTTATCTCAACAGCAGTCTGCGCCTGCTCAACCGCGGCTGTCTCGGCCATATTCCCGAAATCTGCGACGGCGATTATCCGCACACTTTGCGCGGTTGCGACGCGCAGGCCTGGAGTGTGAGCGAGCTTTATCGCGTCTGGAAGGCGCTATGCCGGGATTGAGACAGACCGGCCCGCATCTGTTATGCGCCGCCTTGATTTCCTTTTCCCTTCCGGTAATTTCGCCCGCCCAGAACACCAACGGCATTATCATTGACCAGGATGCCGGCCAAACCCTGGAATTGAAAGCAATTGAAACGCTCGCCCGGCCGGTCAAACCACGCGTTCACGGCGCCCTGACCATCGGCGCCGGGACCGACCTGGAAAACACCTTGAAAGACGGGGGCGGATATGCAAAAGCAACAAGAGAATCATTACTCCTGGGGCTTGATGTTCCATTCGGCACAAATACTGCCCTAAGCGGATCGTTTGAGCGCGAATTCAGCCAATACAACCTTGATCTGAATCCGTCTTCCATCTCCGAAATCGGCTCCATGCACCTGGCCGTTACCCGCTTCGGCCTGATAGCCAGACGCCGCCTGGATGAACGGTGGTCTCTCTTTGCGGTCGGAGACATTACTTTCTCAACGGAAAACCGCGCCGCCTGGAACGACGGCATGACCTATGGCGGGCTCATGGCCGTGCGCCGGCAGGTGAACAAATCGTTCGCCTGGCAGCTTGGAGTTATCGCGCGCACACACCTGGAAGACAAGGCGCTCTTTTTGCCCATCCCCGGGATTGACTGGCAAATCAACGACCGTCTGACACTGCGCACCGCCCAGGGCCTGACTTTTTCATATGACTGCATGGGGAACAAACGCTGGCTGTTTGATGTCGGAGGTAATTTTGAAAACCGCATCTACCGCATGAACGGCCGCTCGCAATTGCCCGACGGCCTTTTCATTGACCGTTCCATTCCCATTCTCACCGCCCTTACCCGCCGATTCGGAAGGATCGCGTTTGTTAAAATATCGGTTGCCACGCCCGTCTACCGACGTTATAAATTCTGTGGAAGCGATGGCGCCACATTGGAAACGCTGGACTCAAATTTTTTTCCCTGTTTCAGTTTTTCGGCCGGCGCGGCTTTTTAACCTGTTTTGTCAATTAAACAGTTATCAATAAAATTCTGCGCAAGAAGCGCAGGATTTTATTGCAAATATTTTCTGATTATGATCATGCTGGCAGAAGCTGACCGCGTAATAATGGAATAAGCGTCATTTTCTTTAATTT
Proteins encoded:
- a CDS encoding DUF6268 family outer membrane beta-barrel protein; protein product: MPGLRQTGPHLLCAALISFSLPVISPAQNTNGIIIDQDAGQTLELKAIETLARPVKPRVHGALTIGAGTDLENTLKDGGGYAKATRESLLLGLDVPFGTNTALSGSFEREFSQYNLDLNPSSISEIGSMHLAVTRFGLIARRRLDERWSLFAVGDITFSTENRAAWNDGMTYGGLMAVRRQVNKSFAWQLGVIARTHLEDKALFLPIPGIDWQINDRLTLRTAQGLTFSYDCMGNKRWLFDVGGNFENRIYRMNGRSQLPDGLFIDRSIPILTALTRRFGRIAFVKISVATPVYRRYKFCGSDGATLETLDSNFFPCFSFSAGAAF